One genomic window of Pseudomonas chlororaphis subsp. piscium includes the following:
- a CDS encoding formylglycine-generating enzyme family protein, with the protein MQADKNDRLENSFHMYKDIPVVRKTLLSLCTLLMLTGCQVQSSPLPKSQKLSPDKVAQIAATIGQKYPKLSTETRGKLLNTVVQSLDNMVFVEGGEFQMGDFGWPYDDDPKNLCEWPCGLDRDQMGNITIFGDDDFVHPVKLSSYYLSKFQTTIGDFDLFFIAQGKPVFNAERRKREDLKSLHQPNLPAPAQSWQEAKEYCGWLGQLSGYPVDLPTEAQWEYAARNRGQHVVFPTDNGSLNYGRNFPEPDEMDTFPVDKFVPNPLGIYNLSGNATDWINDWYDKDYYRHSPVENPKGPSSGTQRVWRGTNMLEDPLLSASTIRRWGVDPMQDGHYAGVSFRCSIQSEKPL; encoded by the coding sequence AAGACTCTGTTATCTCTCTGCACTTTATTGATGCTGACAGGCTGCCAAGTGCAATCATCCCCCCTGCCTAAGAGCCAAAAACTCTCGCCCGATAAAGTCGCTCAGATCGCTGCGACCATCGGGCAGAAATATCCAAAACTTTCCACCGAGACTCGCGGCAAGCTACTGAATACCGTTGTGCAATCACTGGACAACATGGTATTTGTCGAGGGTGGTGAATTCCAGATGGGGGATTTCGGTTGGCCGTATGATGATGACCCCAAAAATTTATGTGAATGGCCATGCGGTCTAGACCGAGATCAAATGGGTAACATCACCATATTCGGCGATGATGATTTCGTCCATCCCGTTAAGTTGAGTAGTTACTACCTATCTAAGTTTCAGACAACGATAGGTGACTTCGATTTATTTTTCATTGCCCAGGGCAAACCTGTTTTTAATGCAGAGCGCCGTAAGCGTGAAGATTTGAAGTCTCTCCATCAACCTAATCTGCCGGCTCCCGCCCAAAGTTGGCAAGAGGCCAAGGAGTACTGCGGCTGGCTAGGTCAGTTGAGTGGTTACCCCGTAGATCTACCGACTGAGGCTCAATGGGAGTATGCCGCCCGTAATCGCGGCCAACATGTGGTGTTTCCGACCGATAATGGCAGTTTGAACTACGGACGAAATTTTCCAGAGCCCGATGAAATGGATACATTTCCTGTGGATAAATTTGTCCCTAACCCATTGGGTATCTACAACCTTTCGGGTAATGCGACGGATTGGATTAATGACTGGTATGACAAAGATTACTATCGTCATTCACCCGTCGAAAATCCGAAAGGGCCAAGCTCGGGTACCCAACGAGTTTGGAGGGGCACAAATATGCTAGAGGATCCATTGTTGAGTGCCAGTACCATTCGACGCTGGGGTGTTGATCCGATGCAAGATGGCCACTATGCTGGCGTCAGTTTTCGCTGCTCAATTCAATCTGAAAAACCTCTATAA